One Capsicum annuum cultivar UCD-10X-F1 chromosome 2, UCD10Xv1.1, whole genome shotgun sequence genomic window carries:
- the LOC124896319 gene encoding uncharacterized protein LOC124896319, whose amino-acid sequence MSWRAKKQALEDLRGKPSTSYGKLPAYIHVLNSTYPGSHIRMKKHEDNKFLYIFVALTTFIQGFDLCRPVIVVDASYLRGLYNDTFIAACTMDGAGHIFSLAYEIVDSENDASWTWFFQNLKEAYGKREHMCVVFDRNPSIIKAVASVYNNFEFHNLMEKVKVVDVRMKNCLELAEYDKWARPYATVHRGWTLTSNIAESINVALVSARELPIYDFLEEVRLIFGRWNCENR is encoded by the exons ATGTCTTGGCGAGCTAAGAAACAAGCACTTGAAGATTTGAGAGGGAAACCGTCGACATCATACGGAAAACTACCTGCATACATTCATGTTTTGAACTCTACTTACCCAGGTTCACATATACGAATGAAAAAGCATGAAGATAATaagtttttgtatatttttgtcgcACTAACTACATTCATACAAGGGTTCGATCTCTGTAGACCTGTGATAGTTGTTGATGCAAGTTATCTCAGAGGACTGTACAATGACACATTTATAGCTGCATGTACCATGGATGGAGCCG GCCATATATTTTCATTGGCATATGAAATAgtagattctgaaaatgatgcatcctgGACATGGTTCTTTCAGAATCTAAAGGAAGCATACGGTAAAAGAGAACATATGTGTGTAGTTTTCGATCGTAATCCAAGCATTATAAAAGCTGTTGCTAGTGTGTACAATAAT TTcgaatttcataatttaatggagaaagtgaaggtagTTGATGTTAGGATGAAGAATTGCTTGGAGTTGGCGGAATACGATAAGTGGGCTAGGCCATATGCAACAGTTCATAGGGGATGGACCTTAACATCAAATATTGCAGAGTCAATTAATGTTGCACtggtatcagctagagaactTCCAATATACGATTTTTTAGAGGAAGTTAGATTGATATTTGGTAGATGGAACTGTGAAAACAGATAG